The DNA segment ACGATGCGCCGATGCTGCAGTACATTTAAGATCGGCGCCGAAGGCGACGATCCTGGCCGCCCCCCGCGGGGGCGGCCATTCCGTTGGGGGGCAATGCCGTTGAAGCCTTTAAATCCGACTACTTGCTCACGTTCCTAGGCGGGGCGCGGGATTGGGCGGCGTCGAAGGGCCCGGAATAGGGTCGTTAGGGGCCAACAGGCTGGGACGCGCCGCGTGGGCGGGCTGAAAGAGGCGCCGTAAACCCGGGACCTAGGTCCGGAAGCCCCGGCCGGGACTCGCACCGGTGCGAGTCTTTTGGGCGGGAATTCGTCGAATCGTCAGGCCAGGTGCCTGGAGGCGCGTATTTTTTACCTGCCAAAGTGGCAGGTTGATGCAACTATTCGTGGGGGGCGATCGTCCCTGAGGCGCCCCCTCCGGTCCCGGCGGGAGGCGCTTAGAAGCGGCCGGAGACTTCGAAGGAGTACTTGCGGGCGATCGAGCGGCCCGGGTCCGTGAACTTACCGGCGCGGAAGTAGGCCATGGTCGCGGCGATGTTCAGCTGGTCGCGGATCGGGTAGCGCAGGCGTACGTCCCACTCCGTGCCCAAGGTCCGGGGGCCGTTGGAGATGCGCTCGGCCTGGTACAGGAAGAAGTCGATGTCGAGGGTGAGGCTCTTGTAGGCGGGCGGGGTGTAGCCGGCGCCGACCACCAGCAGGCCGGAGGCGCCGTTGCGCAGGCCGTTCTTGGTGGTCGTGGAGTAGTTCCCCCCGAACGCGTCGTAGGCGGTCGCGGCGAACAGCTCGCCGAAGCCCGCGCGCTCGAGGCCGTTGTGGCGGTGGCCGCGGCTCGGGAAGAACGCCTCGTCCGTGGTCGGGGTGCCGGGATCGTCGCCGCTGCCGCGCGCGACGGACATCCGGGCGATGCCTTCGCCGGTCTTCCACAGCGACTGCTTCCACTTCATGCGCACGACCTGGGCGTTGCCGTTGTAGGTGATGTGGTTGCCGGCGGGCGAGGGGCCGGTCGGGGTCGCGTAGCCTTTCTGGATCGCGGCCTCGCCGTCGAACACCATCGGGCCGTAGCTGATCTGGTATCTCAAGCCGGTGAAGCTTCGCAGCGCCTTCGAAACGAGGCAGCCGTTGGCCTGCGGGTTGCCCGTGTAGCTGCAGCCGTAGACGGTCTGCTGGGCGCGGTCGCGCTCGATGAGCTGGTTGAGCTGCCAGACGCCCTCGCCGGGCAGGTCCACGGACAGGCCGGCGAGGTCGAGGCTGTTCGGGGCGGAGGCGTTCAGGGGGTTGCGGTCGTTGAAGACGAAGCCCTCGACCTTCATGTTCCACCACGGCAGCTCGCCGCGGGCGGAGGCGCCGGTCAGTCCGGCGCCGTCGTCGTCGAGCAGTAGGCCGCCGCCCAGGCGGTAGCTCTGGCGGCCGAAGGTCGCCTCCCAAGGGTAGCCGAAGAGGCGGTGCACCTTCAGGTAGGCGTTCTCGATGAACGGCGTCAGGTCCGCGTTGGGGTAGTAGGACGCGACGCGGTCGAACGGCGAGGCCACGGAGGCGGTGGAGCCGGACACGCCGATGGCCCGCAGGACGATGCCGAGGTCCATGGTGACGTCCTCCCCCCCGCGCTGCTCGAGAGGGATCTTGCGCACCGCGATGCCCAGGCGCGCGTCGTTGGCGATGAAGGAGTGGGAGTTCTTGTCGGCCGTGTTGTAGTGGAGATTCGAGTAGGACGACGCCTTCAGCTTGTAGGAGGCGGTCACGTCCAGGCTCGCCGCGCGCGCGGTGGAGAGGCCTGAGGCGAGGAGGACGGCGAGCGAAAGCGTTCGCATCGACCGAAATCCTAGCAAAATCCTATCGGCGTATGAGCGCGAGACGGTCGAGGACGCGGCGCTCCCGGCAGGACTCCCCGAGGCGCGTTTCGTCAAGGCCGTGCCAGGACGCGGCCGATGTCGTGGAAGGGCGCGGGCGCGGCGTCCCGGACGATCGAGGACTTGCCGCGTGTTGCGAGGCCCGCCGCTCGCAGCTTCCGGCCGGCGGCGGTCATCACGGCGGCGCGCTTGAGCCGCTGGACGGGCGTGAGCGAGCGCCAGGCGACCGCGAGCGTTTCCCGCTTTTGTCGTCGGACTCGAGACTCGGCCATCCGCCCATTGTAACGCGAGCGCCCGGGGCTGTCAACGGACAAAAAAAGAACCCCCCGGCCGTTTAGGCCGGGGGGCTCCTTACTTTCGTTCTAGATGATTCTTAGAACTTGATCGCGACGTCGCCGGCCAGCATGACGGCCGGGTTGGTCGCCGCGTTCGCGCCGCGGAAGTCGCGGACGGCCGCGCCGGGCTGGAAGGTTCCGGCCGTGGCCTTGAGGGACACGTTCTCGGAGTGCTTCCACTCGCCCGTCACGTCGACTTCGGAGCCGATGTTGCGGGACGACTTGGTGCCGGCCGCGTTGAACGGAGCGACGCGGTGGAAGGCGTAGCGGTAGAACGCCGCGCCGACCGTCAGCTTGTTCAACGCGCTCGGGGTGGCCTTGACGCCGACGCCCCAGATGATGCGGTTGGACAGGCCGTTGGACGCGAACGTGTTCGCGCCGTTAGCCACGCCGTTGCCGGCGAGGGCGATGGCCGCGCCGGTGTCGAAGCGGCCGTAGATCCCACCCGGGCGGTAGTCCGTGTTGATGGACTGGAACGTGTTGTTGCCCGCGTAGTCGAAGTTGCTGTCGCCCGTGCCCATGCCGTACTCGCCCCAAGGATTGACCGCCCCGACGTCGGAGAGATCGAGCTTGTAGCCGGCCTTGAGCTGAACGGCGTAGCCCTTGTAGTTGACGGCGCGAGCGCCGCCCGCGGCGGTCGCGTAAGTCGCGCGATCCTCGCCGAAGTTCTTCGCGAGCTCGAGGCTGCCGGAGAACCCGCCCGTGGCGACCTTCGCCTTGACGCCGGCGACCCACAGGTTGGAGTTCTTACCGTCAGCGGACGTGCCCGTGCTGCCGAGGGTCTGACCGATGCCCGCGACGCCGTGCGTCACGCGGTTGTACACGTACGCGCTCGGCTTGACCATCTCGTGCATCTTGCACGAGACGACGATGCCGCGCAGGTCCGTCGCCGCGTTGCCGGAACCGACCGTGGTCACGGCGGTATCGGCGGTCTTGCCGGCGATGCCGGTGACCGACATGTGCTCGCCGTTCCAGTCGGCGCGGAACATGTCGATGGCGTCCACGCGCAGGCCGTAGGCGTCGCGCGGGCCGTAGTAGACGATGAGGTCGCCCTCTTCACCGTAGAACTGGCGGCCGGCCGTCACATCGAGAAGGCCGAACACCTTGTCGATCTTGACGTTGGCTTCCTCAACGACGATGGCGCTCTGGATGATGTTGAGGTCCTGGGCGCCCGAGCCGTACGTGCGGCCGGCCGAGCTGGCGGCGGTGCCCTGCGCGCCCTTGACGAGGGTCACGCGAGAGTGGACGTCGTCCAGCAGGTCCCAGTCCATCTTGACGATCACGCGAGTGGTCGCGTGGCCGATGCGGTCGTTGTTGTTGGCAGACGCGGGCGAGCTATTCGCACCGGTGGGGCGGGTCACGAAGTCCACAACGTTGCGGGCGGAGGTCGTCTGGATGTCCAGATTTCCGCTCACCTTGAAGTTCTTCAGCAGCTCAGCATTCGCACCGGCCGGAATGAACATGGCCAGGGCTAACGTCGTTCCCAGGAGCTTTTTCATTGCTCTTTTATCCTCTCTTGTTTGTATCGTAAGCCCCGTTTCAGCGGGGATACTCACGTCATACCCCGTTTGTGACGGGGCCTACGTACGACAGGAGCGCCAGTTCTTTGCGGCTCCTCACGAACGCATGCAGCGGACCGAATCTAGCAAAGGTGTTTTAGCGTTGTCAACTGTTTGTTGCGTGCGTTACATGAAACCGTCACAAGGCCGCGCAATCCACTCAGTGGTATCGAGTGTTATTTAGTGGGTGGTTGGAGTCGGGCGTTCGCGCGCGCGGCCCACGGCGTGTCGGGATACTGGAGCGAGATCTTCTGCCACGTGGCCCGCGCCGCGTCGGCCTGGCCGGAGGCCAGCTGGCAGCGCGCCATGGTCTCCTGCACCTGCGGGGCGAGGAAATGCTCGGCGTTCGCGTCCAGGAAGGCCTGCGCCGCGGCGGCGCACTCGGCGCCCTTGCCCGCGGCTTCCAGGGCGGAGACCTTCTCGGACGCCGCGAAGGGCTTCAGGGGCTCGGGGGCGTCCTCGGCGGCGCGCGTGAAGGCCGCGAGGGCCGCGTCGTTCTCCCCCTTCGCCTGCTTGAGCTCGCCCTGCATCATGCCCGCGAGGGCGGCGGCGGCGGCGCTCGCGCGCTGCGCCGTCAGCTCCGCCAGCGCGTCGGACGCCTCCTTAGGGCGTCCATAATAGGAATAGGCTTCGGCCATCGACAGCTTGTCCCAGGCCTCGTTCTCGTTGGTTTTGCGCGCGTAGACGGCGAAGCCGACGACCACGCCGATGATCGCGGCGGCTCCGACCCCCATGCCGGCCTCCTTGCGGTGCTTCAGCGCCAGGTCGAGACCCTTGCCGAAGAAATCCCGCACCTCGTCCTGCTTGGCGGCTTGCCTGCTGGCCCAATGCTTTTCGGTAGACATGGAGTGGTTAATCCTTATAGAGAGCGTTTGCCCCGAGAGGGAATCGAACCCCCATCTTCTCCTTAGGACGGAGTAGCTCTATCCATTGAGCTATCGAGGCGTCATTTCCTTGTTACAGGACCGCCATAATAGCTTATCGACCCTATTTCCGCCAGAGGGTAGGGCCTTTTCGAGGGGCTCAGATCAGGGGGCGGGAGTGATCCGCAGGGCCAAGTCGCGGGGCCTGGGCGGCTCCGGCCAGGCGCAGGGCTTCATCGAGAAATCGGATCAGGTCGTCGATTTTCATCGCAGCGGGATCGGCCGGCGCCGCGTTGCGGCGCATGATCTCCTGGTCGATGCGCCAGGAATCGGAGACGAGGCCGGCGTCGTTATCATCGGCCATGCTTGAATCGCGCCTCCAATTCGGCATAGGCGTCGGCCAAGCCGAAAAGGACGAAGAACTCCCGAATGCGAGCCCAATCCAGGTCCTTTCTCGCCTCCAGCAGGGATTCGACGTCGGCGAGTTCTTTATGGCGGCGGGCGGGATTGTTGGCCAGCGATTGGACCTTGAGGCCGATGAGGTCCTCGGCCCTGACGACCTTGACGGGCAGGCCGATCAAAGCCGAGTCTTTTGAAACGGCCCGGCCGATCATTTCCAGGGCCAAGGGCCGGAAGGCGTGGATGAAGTCGATCGCGCCCCAGGGTCCGCCCATGTCGTATTGCGAGACGTTCTCGGAGTGGTGGATGCGGCGATACCCCCCGGCCGTCAGGAATTCGTGGACGCCCGGCATGTCTTCGTTGTGGACGAGGAAATCGAGGTCTCGGGTCGCGCGCGGCGCGCCGTGGGCGCCGAGCGCGAAGCCGCCGATCAGGGCGTAGCGCGTTTTGCGCCGGTCGAACTCGCGCAGGAGCCGCCCAAGGAGCGATTCCAGGTCCGCCATTCAGTAGGTCAGGAGAGAATGGATCGTCCGGCCGGCGAGCTTCTGGCGTCCATTAAGGAAAGAGAGCTCGATCAGGAAGGTGCTTCCGATCAATTTCCCCCCCAAGGCCTCGATCAGGGAGATCGCGGCCGCGGCGGTGCCGCCGGTGGCCAGCACGTCGTCGACCAGCAGGATGCGGGCGTTCTTCGGGAACGCGTCGGCGTGGGCCTCGATCGAGTCCGTGCCGTACTCCAGGTCGTAGCTCGCGGAATGGACCTTGCGCGGGAGCTTGCCTTTCTTGCGCAGCGGGACGATGCCCGCGCCCAGGCGCGCCGCCATCGCCGGCGCGGGCAGGAACCCGCGCGACTCGACGCCCGCCACGATCTCGATGCCCTCCCGCTTGAACGGGGTGATCAGGCCGTCGATCACGGCGTTGAAGCCCTTGGGATCGGCCAAGAGCGGGGTGATGTCCTTGAACATGATCCCCTTCTTGGGGAAGTCGGGGACGTCCATGATCAGGGCCTTCATGGCCTCGAGCCCGAGGGTCGGGCCGGCGTCCCGGCGCGGCTTCGCTTTCGCGGCCATGATCACTTCCTCTTCTTTCCGCCGGCCTTCGCCGGCGGCAGGAACACGAGCTTGCGGGGCGCGCGGCGCGACGACTGCGCCGCGGTCGGCGCGGTCTTGCGGCCGGCCGGGATGGTCTGTCCGAGGATGTCGGTCTTGAGCTTCGGCGCGGAGAAGCCGGGCTGCAGGTTCGTCGGCCCGCGGCGCCCCCCCTCGTCGACCTCGATGAGCCCCATGCGGTTGGCGACGCGGCGCAGGCGCAGCAGCGCGCGCTCCTCGATCTGGCGGATGCGCTCGCGCGACAGGCGCAGGCGCTTGCCCACCTCCTCGAGCGTCATCGGGGTCTGCCCCGTGAGCCCATGCCTGAACTCGAGGATCATGCGCTCGCGCTCGCCGATCTCGCGCAGGGCCTGGTGCAGCTCGTCGTGCAGCTTGAGCACGCCGATCAGGTTCTCCGGGGACTGCGCCGTGGTCTCCGCGATCATGTCCTCGACCGTGATGTTGTCGTCGCCCGAGTCGATCGGGGCGTCGAAGGAGCCCATGCCCTTGGCGGCCTCGGCCGCGTCGAGCACGCCGCGCACCTGGCGCGCCGTCCAGTGCATCGCGCGCGCCATCTCCGCCAGGGACGGGTCCCGGCCCAGTTTCACGTGCATCTTCTCCCACATCTTCAGCCACTTGCGCAGGGCTTCCCAGGCGTGCGGGGGAATGCGGATGGTCTTGGACGTCTCCTCGACCGCGCGGCGGATCGACTGCTCGATCCAATAAGAGGAGTAGGTGGAGAAGCGGTAGCCCTTCGACGGCTCGAACTTGTCGATCGAGTGCATCAGGCCGAGGTTGCCCTCTTCCACGAGGTCCATGAAGTCGATGCCCTGGCGGTGGTACTTCTTGGCGATCGGCACGACGAGGCGCAGGTTCGCCTCCATGATGCGCTGCTTGGAGACGCGGTCGCCCTTCTTGGCCTTCTTCCACAACTCGTGCATCTCCTCGCGCGTGACGAGGGCCAACTTCTGTATCCCTTTGAAGTATTGGCTCGTTGTGTCCGTAGAGGGTTCCATGTGTCTCCTAGACGATTCTGAAGGTCGTTTCGTTCTTCGCGGCCCGCGTCTGCGTCTCGATCGAGTCCACCCGCGCCGCCGGGTTCCCGGTCCTGAGGCGCTCGACGAACTCCTTGAGCGCCTCCTCCGTCCCCTGCGCCTCGGCCTCGACCGACCCGTCCTTCAAGTTCCTCACCCAGCCCGTCAGGCCGAGCGACTCGGCCGTGTCCGATGCGAACCACCGGAAGCCGACGCCCTGAACCCGCCCACGGACCGTTACATGTAGACGCGTCAAGGGGTCTCTGATTGACATTCTAAATGTTTGTCAAGAGCGCGCGCAAGGGGCTAACATCAAAAAGACACAAGTCAAAAAAGAAGAAGGGTAACGACCGCGTCGTTACCCTTCTTCCCGTCAAAGTGGTCGGGGTACTCAGGCTTGAACTGAGAACCTCTTGGTCCCGAACCAAGCGCTCTGCCAATTGAGCTATACCCCGATGCCCGGAAACGAGTCGGTCACGCCCGCGGTCGGGGACACAGGAATCGAACCTGTAGCCTCTCCCACCCCAAGGGAGCGCTCTACCATTGAGCCAGTCCCCGACCGCGGGCGCGACATGCGGTCGGCGCCGGCCGAACCACTCGTCAGGAGGTATTTTAATCCTTTGCCCCCCTCCGGCGCAACTGTTTCGTGCATAAGACCGGATTCCGCGAGCGTATAAAGGTCGGTAAAAAGCTCGGAAATTGTGGACATCTAGAAGGGTTAGGGTTATACTGCGTGAGGTCATGAAGCTCCCCCCCATCTTGACGTTGTCGGTCCTGATCGCGGCGGCAAGCATGGCCGCCGCAGCGCCCGCGCCAACCCTAACTGTCTCGATGGAGAATGAACCTGCTCCCGATCTTGTTCGGCTCGAGAGAATCCTGACGCAGAAGCTGGAGGCCAGGGATAAAGGCCAAGTGACGCCGGAGGCATTCTCTGAGTTCGTGCGGCAGTTTCGCGTCGACCTCATTGAGACGGACACCCGCATTCCTCCCTCGCCCGCCAATACAGGACTCCACGCCCGTATCCTGGCGCGACTCCAAGAGCCCGGTGAAGCCATGGCTCGCCTGGACGAGGCGCTGTTGCAGGAGCCGGATAACTCAACGCTGCTCAATGCTCGGGGCTATGTGCAGTTCCAACAGGGCGATTACTTGGGCGCGCTCGCGTCCGCTAATCAGGTCTTGAAATACAATCAGGACCATGGTCAGTCAGACGACAAAGGAGCATTGGCGCTCAAATATTCGAGCGAGGGCCGTATTGCCGGAAAAACGCCTACGACGCAGGCCCTCTCGCCGATCGCGCCTCAGTCACAAGGCATCGATGGCCTTGATGATCCCGGAAAACCCTACAAGCTCGCGGTCAAAGCCAGCGCGAAGTCCGGCGAGGTTCCGGCGGTGATGACGGGCGAGAACGAGCCTCTGCCCGCGCGGGGCCATACACCGCTTTTGCCCGTCCTGATCGTGACGGGGGCGGGGTTCACGGCCTATGGTTTCTATAAAGTATCTAAGTCCAACAGCACCGCCTCTGCCAACGATGGTCTCAATCCTGCGCCGGATGTTTCGCCGGAGCAAGTGCGGCGCAACTACCTCAATTCCGCCGTACTTATCGGGACGCCGATTCTCGCATTGGGCCTTGTCTATGGCGGGCCGGCGGTGCTGCGTGTGGCCGCGCCTGTCGTCACGAACCTTGCACAGCGTCTGCAAGGTTCCCCGTTGCCTGCGGTTGCGGCAGGCAACGGCGAGGCATTGACTAAAGTCTCGGCCCGCGTCGCGCTTCAGGGCATGACGCTGCCGCCGAATCAGCTTCAGGCTGCTTCGCGAGCTATCCAACGTGCGACCCTTTCCGACACAATCAAGATGTCGGTGCAAAAAGGCGGCGACTTGATATTGAAAGTCAGCCGCCCGGGACGAGATGGATTTCAAGAATTCGAGCATACGATCTCGCCCAACGGCACGAAGCAAGTAATCCAGCGAGCGTATAATTCTGCCGGCCAACTCGTGCATTTTGATCCCAAAACCCAATGATACAGGAATCGCCTGAATCGAGGACGCTGCGAGGTGTTGTCCGCGGGGATAGGCCGTGGTCGGAATTGGCGGATATCGGTATATTCGTCAGGATTGATGGCGATAAGGTCGAGATATCTAATCCGCGGCAACTCTCGGTTTGGGTCGGTGCCGCCGATCTGGCTCAAGGCATCTTAAACTACAAGCACGACCCCGTTAGAATTCGTGAATGGGCGTCGATGATTCTTGCCGACGCGATTTCGTGCGATCTGCGGTTGAAGGACGATCCTGACGAGCAGGGGCTGCTTGCCGCAATGTGGGACATTTCGTTTGGCAAGGGACTTTCCGAAGAAGCCCTGGCGTTGGCGCAGCGATTCGCTCGCTAAAAACTCGACTCAGCGACCCATCTCTTCCAGGATCGCCTTGAGCTCCTTGCGCACCTCGCGGAGGAGCTTCGCCTGGGCGCCGTCGGCGGGGGCGGGGCCGGTGAGCGGCGCGTCGAGGGCGGTCTTGCCGCGGCGCCGGTCGATCAGCGCGCGGCGCGCGCCGGCGACCGTCATCTTGCGGCGGTGCAGGAGGTCCTTGATCTCGAGGATCAGCTCGAGGTCCGCGCGGGAGTAGCGCCGGTGCCCGCCCTGCTTGCGCGACGGCTTGAGGTCTCCGAACTTGTTCTCCCAGTACCGCAAGGTGTGCGGCGGCACCTGCGCGAGCCGCGAGGCCTCGCGCATCGTATAGTAATCGCGGTCGGGCAGGAACGGCAGCTCCACCTTTCGTTACTCGAGCAGGTTCTTGGAAGCCTTGAAGCGCACGCCGCGGCGCGACGGGACGCTGACCTGCTCTCCGGTCTTCGGGTTGCGGCCGTTCCTCGGCTGGCGGGCCTTCACGCGGAAGGTCCCGAAGTTCGAGATCACGACCTTGTCGCCCTGGTTCAGCGACGCGCGGATGGTCTCGAAGGTCGTCTCGACCGCGAGGGCGGCCTCGCCCTTCGTGGTCAGGACTTTCGCGACGGCCTTGATGATGTCGAGGCGGTTCATTTGGCGTCTCCCCCTTCCTTGCCTTTGGGCGGCGGCTCGCCGCCCTCCGGTTTCTTCTTGAGATCCTTGAAGATGTCCTCGGGCTTCAGGCTCTTGAGGTCCTCCTTGAACTTGGAGACCTCGTCCTCCGAGATGGGCTTGTGCAGGGTCTGGCAGCGCTCGAAGACGCTCTCGTGGACCATGATCGGGCAGCCCGCGCGCACGGCGATCGCGATCGCGTCGGACGGCCGGCTGTCGAGCTGGACGGTCTTCTTCCCGTCGCTGACGTGCACCTTCGCGTAGAACGTGTTCTCCTTGATGTCGCTGACGACGATCTTCTTCACCTCGAAGCCGAGCTCCTGGATGGCGGCCAGCAGCAGGTCGTGGGTCAGCGGGCGCGGCAGGACGATGCCGGAGAAGCGGATCGCGATGGCCTGGCCTTCGGTGATGCCGATCCAGATGGGTAAAAGCCTGCTTCCGGAGAGCTCTTCGAGAAAGATGATGCACTCGTTGACCGTGGTCGCGAGCGAGTAGATGCGGACTTCCTTCTCGCCGGTCCCCGCCTTGGCGGGCTCGGGCGTCTT comes from the Elusimicrobiota bacterium genome and includes:
- a CDS encoding nucleotidyltransferase family protein, with protein sequence MADLESLLGRLLREFDRRKTRYALIGGFALGAHGAPRATRDLDFLVHNEDMPGVHEFLTAGGYRRIHHSENVSQYDMGGPWGAIDFIHAFRPLALEMIGRAVSKDSALIGLPVKVVRAEDLIGLKVQSLANNPARRHKELADVESLLEARKDLDWARIREFFVLFGLADAYAELEARFKHGR
- a CDS encoding adenine phosphoribosyltransferase, with product MAAKAKPRRDAGPTLGLEAMKALIMDVPDFPKKGIMFKDITPLLADPKGFNAVIDGLITPFKREGIEIVAGVESRGFLPAPAMAARLGAGIVPLRKKGKLPRKVHSASYDLEYGTDSIEAHADAFPKNARILLVDDVLATGGTAAAAISLIEALGGKLIGSTFLIELSFLNGRQKLAGRTIHSLLTY
- a CDS encoding sigma-70 family RNA polymerase sigma factor, encoding MEPSTDTTSQYFKGIQKLALVTREEMHELWKKAKKGDRVSKQRIMEANLRLVVPIAKKYHRQGIDFMDLVEEGNLGLMHSIDKFEPSKGYRFSTYSSYWIEQSIRRAVEETSKTIRIPPHAWEALRKWLKMWEKMHVKLGRDPSLAEMARAMHWTARQVRGVLDAAEAAKGMGSFDAPIDSGDDNITVEDMIAETTAQSPENLIGVLKLHDELHQALREIGERERMILEFRHGLTGQTPMTLEEVGKRLRLSRERIRQIEERALLRLRRVANRMGLIEVDEGGRRGPTNLQPGFSAPKLKTDILGQTIPAGRKTAPTAAQSSRRAPRKLVFLPPAKAGGKKRK
- a CDS encoding acylphosphatase, whose product is MSIRDPLTRLHVTVRGRVQGVGFRWFASDTAESLGLTGWVRNLKDGSVEAEAQGTEEALKEFVERLRTGNPAARVDSIETQTRAAKNETTFRIV
- a CDS encoding MerR family transcriptional regulator, coding for MELPFLPDRDYYTMREASRLAQVPPHTLRYWENKFGDLKPSRKQGGHRRYSRADLELILEIKDLLHRRKMTVAGARRALIDRRRGKTALDAPLTGPAPADGAQAKLLREVRKELKAILEEMGR
- a CDS encoding integration host factor subunit beta, giving the protein MNRLDIIKAVAKVLTTKGEAALAVETTFETIRASLNQGDKVVISNFGTFRVKARQPRNGRNPKTGEQVSVPSRRGVRFKASKNLLE
- a CDS encoding bifunctional nuclease family protein, which translates into the protein MAKEKGGDKDKDKEKTPEPAKAGTGEKEVRIYSLATTVNECIIFLEELSGSRLLPIWIGITEGQAIAIRFSGIVLPRPLTHDLLLAAIQELGFEVKKIVVSDIKENTFYAKVHVSDGKKTVQLDSRPSDAIAIAVRAGCPIMVHESVFERCQTLHKPISEDEVSKFKEDLKSLKPEDIFKDLKKKPEGGEPPPKGKEGGDAK